In Afipia sp. GAS231, a single window of DNA contains:
- a CDS encoding acyl-CoA dehydrogenase family protein — protein sequence MDLTLSDEQRMLRESADRFVTETYNADHRKRSANDPRGFSADIWKQFADLGWLALPIKEDHGGLGGGAIEIGILMEAFGRGLVSEPYLSTIVIGAALIAECGTEAQKQALLPQIADGSLYLAFAHSERQARFDLADVKATAKKTPDGWRLDGHKTAVLDGNAAGQIIVSARVDDGKLCLFLVPQGASGLASRDFPRLGGGRACNLELRDVRLPADALLGDGSDALPAIESVVDRAMAAIGAEAVGIMQTLLDQTLEYTKIRKQFGRPLSANQVIRHRLADMAMQCDEARSMALRAALMADAEPMARARAASGAKAKIGKCARFVAEQSVQLHGAMGVTEELDIGSYFKRLLAFDTLFGGSAHHYRRYAALGGRAIQA from the coding sequence ATGGACCTCACCCTGAGCGACGAGCAGCGGATGCTACGCGAAAGCGCCGACCGCTTTGTCACCGAAACCTACAATGCCGATCATCGCAAGCGGTCGGCGAACGACCCGCGCGGCTTCAGCGCCGACATCTGGAAGCAATTCGCCGATCTGGGTTGGCTCGCGCTGCCAATCAAGGAGGACCACGGCGGGCTTGGCGGCGGCGCCATCGAGATCGGCATCCTGATGGAAGCGTTCGGCCGCGGCCTCGTCTCCGAGCCTTATTTGTCGACCATCGTGATCGGCGCGGCGCTGATCGCCGAATGCGGCACTGAGGCGCAGAAGCAGGCGTTGCTGCCGCAGATCGCCGACGGTTCGCTCTACCTCGCCTTCGCGCATTCGGAGCGGCAGGCCCGCTTCGATCTGGCGGACGTGAAAGCCACGGCAAAGAAAACGCCGGATGGCTGGCGTCTCGATGGCCACAAGACCGCCGTGCTCGACGGCAACGCCGCCGGACAGATCATCGTCTCCGCCCGCGTCGATGACGGCAAGCTGTGCCTGTTCCTGGTGCCACAAGGCGCGTCCGGCCTCGCCTCGCGCGATTTCCCGCGGCTTGGCGGCGGCCGCGCCTGCAATCTCGAACTCAGGGATGTCCGCCTGCCCGCCGACGCTTTGCTCGGCGATGGCAGCGACGCATTGCCGGCGATCGAAAGCGTGGTCGATCGCGCCATGGCCGCCATCGGCGCCGAAGCGGTCGGCATCATGCAGACCCTGCTCGACCAGACGCTTGAATATACCAAGATCCGAAAACAGTTCGGACGGCCGCTGTCGGCCAACCAGGTGATCCGCCACCGGCTGGCCGACATGGCGATGCAATGCGACGAAGCCCGCTCGATGGCGTTGCGCGCGGCACTGATGGCCGACGCCGAACCGATGGCACGTGCGCGCGCCGCTTCCGGCGCCAAGGCCAAGATCGGCAAGTGCGCGCGGTTCGTCGCAGAACAATCGGTACAGCTTCACGGCGCCATGGGCGTCACCGAAGAGCTCGACATCGGCTCTTACTTCAAGCGGCTGCTTGCCTTCGACACCTTGTTCGGAGGCAGCGCCCATCATTATCGCCGTTACGCCGCCTTGGGCGGCCGTGCCATTCAAGCCTGA
- a CDS encoding acyl-CoA dehydrogenase family protein: MDLTFNAEERAFEQEVRDFIAANLTPEMKRATALTPSVFSDPDIGMAWQRALHRKGWGAPGWPVEHGGPDWTPAQRWIFEAESARAGVPNVNVMGVKMVGPVIIGFGSPEQKNFYLPKILSGEDYWCQGYSEPGSGSDLSSLKTRAVRDGDDYIINGTKIWTTHAHHANRMFALVRTNDTERQQDGISFILIDMKSKGITTRPILTIGGDHEVNQVFFDDVRVPVANRVGDEGKGWTYGKYLLEFERGSGIASAKLREALKMVSDLAESETTGRAIDDPDIAVRMSEIEVDIDTLEMTELRVLSALQTGQNPGAVSSLLKLRVSEIRQAVTRLGVEVIGNDGLYVEPIRPLYRLNEAPGIPEELLPVVPEFLNTRAYTIFGGSSEIQREIVAKMVLGL; the protein is encoded by the coding sequence ATGGATCTCACCTTCAACGCCGAAGAGCGCGCCTTCGAGCAGGAAGTCCGCGACTTCATTGCGGCCAACCTGACGCCGGAGATGAAGCGCGCGACCGCGCTGACGCCTTCGGTATTTTCCGACCCCGATATCGGCATGGCCTGGCAGCGCGCGCTGCACAGGAAAGGCTGGGGCGCACCGGGCTGGCCCGTGGAGCATGGCGGACCGGACTGGACCCCGGCGCAACGCTGGATCTTCGAGGCCGAATCCGCCCGCGCCGGCGTCCCCAATGTGAACGTCATGGGCGTCAAGATGGTCGGCCCCGTCATCATCGGCTTCGGCTCGCCCGAGCAGAAGAATTTCTATTTGCCCAAAATTCTCTCCGGCGAGGACTACTGGTGCCAGGGCTATTCCGAACCCGGCTCGGGCTCGGATCTATCCTCGCTGAAGACCCGCGCGGTGCGCGATGGCGACGATTACATCATCAACGGCACCAAGATCTGGACCACGCATGCCCACCACGCCAACCGCATGTTCGCGCTGGTGCGCACCAACGACACCGAGCGGCAGCAGGACGGCATCAGCTTCATCCTGATCGACATGAAGAGCAAGGGCATCACGACGCGGCCGATCCTGACCATCGGCGGCGACCACGAGGTCAACCAGGTGTTCTTCGACGACGTCCGCGTTCCCGTCGCCAACCGCGTCGGCGACGAAGGCAAGGGCTGGACCTACGGAAAATATCTGCTCGAGTTCGAGCGCGGCTCCGGCATCGCCTCGGCCAAACTGCGCGAAGCGCTGAAGATGGTCTCCGATCTCGCGGAATCCGAGACCACCGGGCGCGCCATCGACGATCCCGATATCGCGGTACGGATGTCCGAGATCGAGGTCGATATCGACACGCTGGAAATGACCGAACTGCGGGTGCTGTCGGCGCTGCAGACCGGACAGAATCCGGGCGCGGTGTCGTCGCTGCTGAAACTACGGGTCAGCGAAATCCGCCAGGCGGTGACCCGGCTCGGCGTCGAGGTAATCGGCAATGACGGCCTCTATGTCGAGCCGATCCGTCCACTCTACCGGCTCAACGAAGCGCCGGGCATTCCGGAAGAGCTGCTGCCGGTGGTGCCGGAATTTCTCAACACCCGGGCCTACACGATCTTCGGCGGCTCGTCGGAGATCCAGCGCGAGATCGTGGCGAAGATGGTGCTGGGGCTTTAA
- a CDS encoding xanthine dehydrogenase family protein molybdopterin-binding subunit, which yields MNILPGNMRFGAGKPVKRLEDQRLLTGKGQFIDDKPEDGALWLYLLRSPHAHAKVVSIDVRPATEMPGVEAVYTGADLVKDDVGTIPTLSIFKRPDGKPMTVPPRRLLAHEVVRFAGEAVAAVVATSRVLAQTAAEAIAVEYDVLPSVVDPIEAIKPGAPVVWPEAPDNIVAAMSYGDAAKVEEAFANAAHKISLDLVSQRLIPSAMEPRSTIAEIEKKTGRLILHVQSQTPGSTRDLLAESVLKRPKESVRVLVGDIGGGFGQKTSLYPEDGIVAYAATKLERKIRWRGDRTDEFVGGTHGRDLTSTGEFALDAKGRVQAYRVRSVGGTGAYSSGAGNIIPLVLGPFVQTGVYDLPLVHFEVKSVMTNTAPVGAYRGAGRPEAVFIVERLMDAAARQIGMDPRAIRKVNYIKPAQLPYTNAVGQVYDSGAFAHMLERASDLADWNGFAARKKAAKKKGLLYGRGLTSYIEWTGGRAHTEKVSLHATAEGRIILHSGTMAMGQGLQTTYTQMVSESLGIAMDKIDVVQGDTDLATGFGSVGSRSLFVGGTAVAVSTNDLMTKARGKASNVLETSAEDIEYRDGWLTVVGTDKRISLFEIAKKEDGAKLSVDSEGEVDGPSWPNGTHICEVEIDPETGVSKVVRYTTVDDVGIAVNPMLVTGQVHGGVAQGIGQALYEGVSYSEEGQLLTASYQDYCVPRADDIPPIAVTLDDSAPCRTNPLGAKGCGESGAIGGPPCVTNGVMDALSELGIKQLNTPLTPAKIWQAIRDAKVGV from the coding sequence ATGAATATTCTTCCCGGCAATATGCGTTTTGGTGCGGGCAAGCCGGTCAAGCGTTTGGAAGACCAGCGACTGCTCACCGGGAAGGGGCAGTTCATCGACGACAAGCCCGAGGACGGCGCACTGTGGCTTTACCTGCTGCGCTCGCCGCACGCCCACGCCAAAGTCGTTTCCATCGACGTCAGGCCGGCGACCGAGATGCCCGGCGTCGAGGCGGTCTATACCGGCGCTGACCTGGTCAAGGACGATGTCGGCACCATCCCGACGCTTTCGATCTTCAAGCGGCCGGACGGCAAACCGATGACGGTGCCGCCGCGGCGGCTGCTCGCGCATGAGGTCGTGCGCTTCGCCGGCGAGGCGGTGGCGGCCGTGGTGGCGACGTCGCGGGTGCTGGCGCAGACCGCGGCCGAGGCGATCGCGGTCGAATACGACGTGCTGCCGTCGGTGGTCGATCCCATCGAGGCGATCAAGCCCGGCGCGCCGGTGGTGTGGCCTGAAGCGCCGGACAACATCGTTGCCGCCATGAGCTATGGTGACGCGGCCAAGGTGGAAGAAGCATTTGCAAACGCCGCGCATAAAATCTCGCTCGATCTGGTCAGCCAGCGGCTGATTCCGTCGGCGATGGAGCCGCGCTCGACGATCGCCGAAATCGAAAAGAAGACCGGCCGGCTGATTCTGCATGTGCAATCGCAGACGCCGGGTTCGACCCGCGATCTGCTCGCCGAGTCCGTGCTGAAGCGGCCGAAGGAAAGCGTCCGCGTGCTGGTCGGCGATATCGGCGGCGGTTTCGGCCAGAAGACCAGCCTCTATCCGGAAGACGGCATCGTCGCCTATGCCGCGACCAAACTGGAACGCAAGATCCGCTGGCGCGGGGACCGCACCGACGAATTCGTCGGCGGCACCCATGGCCGCGATCTGACCTCGACCGGCGAATTCGCACTCGACGCCAAGGGACGCGTGCAGGCCTATCGCGTGCGCTCGGTCGGCGGCACCGGGGCTTATTCCTCGGGTGCGGGCAATATCATCCCGCTGGTGCTCGGGCCGTTCGTGCAGACCGGCGTCTACGATCTGCCGCTGGTGCATTTCGAAGTGAAGTCCGTCATGACCAACACCGCGCCGGTCGGCGCCTATCGCGGCGCGGGGCGGCCGGAAGCGGTGTTCATCGTCGAGCGGTTGATGGATGCGGCCGCGCGCCAAATCGGCATGGATCCGCGTGCCATCCGCAAGGTGAACTACATCAAGCCGGCGCAACTGCCCTACACCAACGCCGTCGGGCAAGTTTACGACTCCGGCGCGTTCGCGCACATGCTGGAGCGCGCGTCGGATCTCGCTGACTGGAACGGCTTTGCCGCGCGCAAGAAGGCGGCGAAGAAGAAGGGCCTGCTCTACGGCCGCGGCCTGACCAGCTACATCGAATGGACCGGCGGTCGAGCGCACACCGAAAAGGTCTCGCTGCATGCAACGGCGGAAGGCCGTATCATCCTGCACTCCGGCACCATGGCAATGGGGCAGGGGCTGCAGACCACCTACACCCAGATGGTGTCCGAGTCGCTCGGCATCGCCATGGACAAGATCGACGTGGTGCAGGGCGATACGGATCTGGCCACCGGTTTCGGCAGCGTCGGTTCGCGCTCGCTGTTCGTCGGCGGCACCGCGGTTGCGGTTTCCACCAACGACTTGATGACGAAGGCGCGCGGGAAAGCCTCGAATGTGCTGGAGACCTCGGCCGAGGATATCGAATACCGCGACGGCTGGCTGACGGTGGTCGGCACCGACAAGCGCATCAGCCTGTTCGAGATCGCCAAGAAGGAAGACGGCGCCAAACTCTCGGTCGATAGCGAAGGCGAAGTCGACGGTCCGAGCTGGCCGAACGGCACCCATATCTGCGAAGTCGAGATCGATCCGGAAACCGGCGTCAGCAAGGTGGTGCGTTACACCACGGTCGATGACGTCGGCATCGCCGTCAATCCGATGCTGGTGACCGGCCAGGTCCATGGCGGCGTCGCGCAGGGCATCGGCCAGGCGCTGTATGAGGGCGTCTCGTACAGTGAAGAGGGTCAGTTGCTGACCGCGAGCTATCAGGATTACTGCGTGCCGCGCGCCGACGACATCCCGCCGATCGCTGTCACGCTCGACGATTCCGCGCCCTGCCGCACCAATCCGCTCGGCGCCAAAGGCTGCGGCGAATCCGGCGCCATCGGCGGGCCGCCGTGCGTCACCAACGGCGTGATGGATGCGCTCAGCGAACTCGGCATCAAGCAGCTCAACACGCCGCTGACGCCGGCCAAGATCTGGCAGGCGATCAGGGATGCGAAGGTGGGGGTGTAG
- a CDS encoding dihydrodipicolinate synthase family protein, which produces MADFHGVFPYLVSPIDPTGNIRTEVLGRLCDDLIKSGVHGLTPLGSTGEFAYLNQAQRTSVVQTAIEAAKGRVPVIAGVASTSTADAVAQAKAYQKLGASGILAILEAYFPVADAQIESYFRAIADAVDIPVVIYTNPQFQRSDLTLDVIARLATHPRIGYIKDASTNTGRLLSIINRCGDSIKVFSASAHIPAAVMLIGGYGWMAGPACIIPRQSVELYNLCSSARWEEAMVLQRKLWRINEAFARFNLAACIKAGLDIQGYAVGDPVPPQAALTAEQRKVVEQALRDVG; this is translated from the coding sequence ATGGCTGATTTCCACGGCGTTTTTCCCTATCTCGTGTCCCCCATTGACCCCACAGGCAACATCCGCACCGAGGTGCTGGGACGGCTGTGCGACGACCTGATCAAGTCAGGCGTGCACGGGTTGACGCCGCTCGGCTCGACCGGCGAGTTCGCCTACCTCAACCAGGCGCAGCGCACCAGCGTCGTGCAAACCGCGATCGAGGCCGCGAAAGGCCGCGTGCCCGTGATTGCCGGCGTCGCCTCGACCTCGACGGCCGACGCGGTGGCGCAGGCGAAGGCGTACCAGAAGCTCGGCGCCAGCGGCATTCTCGCGATCCTGGAAGCGTATTTTCCTGTCGCCGACGCGCAGATCGAATCCTATTTCCGCGCTATCGCCGACGCTGTCGATATTCCCGTGGTGATCTACACCAACCCGCAATTCCAGCGCTCCGATCTGACGCTGGATGTGATTGCCCGGCTCGCGACCCATCCGCGCATCGGCTACATCAAGGACGCCTCCACCAATACCGGCCGGCTGCTGTCGATCATCAATCGCTGCGGCGACAGCATCAAAGTGTTCTCGGCCTCCGCCCATATCCCGGCGGCGGTGATGCTGATCGGCGGCTACGGCTGGATGGCCGGACCGGCCTGCATCATTCCGCGGCAAAGCGTCGAACTTTACAACCTCTGCAGCTCGGCCCGCTGGGAGGAGGCGATGGTACTTCAGCGCAAGCTGTGGCGTATCAACGAAGCCTTTGCGCGCTTCAACCTGGCAGCCTGCATCAAGGCCGGGCTCGACATCCAGGGCTATGCGGTCGGCGACCCCGTGCCGCCGCAGGCGGCCTTGACGGCGGAGCAGCGCAAGGTGGTCGAGCAAGCCCTGCGGGACGTCGGGTAA
- a CDS encoding M1 family metallopeptidase, whose product MNPIAISQVLRRIAAALALTFSISGVACSISAVACAEPVFSFEGTPGKLPKTVVPIHYAIELKPDIASLALSGVEIVDIEVRARTARLTLNAVNTTFAAVTVDDDTARADVALDAGAETATFTFAQPLAMGAHRLRIEFAAQINKFDRGFFFVDYPTDNGTKRLLTSKLEPSDARRIFPCWDEPAFKASFALTVTVPRDFLAVGNMPVVREEPLEPNLKQVAFATTPKMSTYLFVLTVGELERITAEVDGVTVGVVATAGKSAKGRFALDSGVKLLSWFNDYFGVKYPLPKLDLIAVPGGFGGAMENWGGITFFESRLLFDPATNPDSARRGIFGIIAHEMAHQWFGDLVTMAWWDNLWLNEGFATWMATKASEQFYPQWQSWLNGYAQKQFALALDARRTSHPIQQPIADESEAMVAFDAITYNKGQALIRMLENYLGETAFRDGIRAYMAAHAYGNTTTADLWQALESVAHKPVTGIAASFTEQDGVPLITAETSCRGDDQHLTLRQDRFVIAPPRTGVAALPPRNWQVPVAIGTLRATSSPDVVLLQGSMEIPARSCGEPFKVNLGDIGYYRVEYGPVSRAALAKSLSQMSAADRVNFLSDSWAMVAAGRAGPPSYLALVETVAADDRRPVWDQVIGVFTSLNRLSRDRAERPAVQRYARATLRPVFDRLGWEGSGSGDDDDTLLRASLIRVLGEFGDEEIIGEAKRRFAGFLQDPKSLPAALRDAVTHLVGITADRATYDTLLALARKSTVTNERLRYYFAAAAARDVSLARASLALSLTDEVPGTIVTGLINSVAASGEQPDLAWDFLQKNYDTLLAKQGPQFRDQFIANFMTNFSDDGHAAELTAFAPAQATSGGRVMVARATETIAISADLKARALPAVDAWIRQRN is encoded by the coding sequence GTGAACCCGATCGCGATATCGCAGGTACTGCGACGGATCGCTGCAGCGCTCGCGCTGACATTCTCGATATCCGGCGTCGCCTGCTCGATCAGCGCCGTCGCGTGTGCCGAGCCGGTTTTTTCCTTCGAGGGCACGCCGGGAAAATTGCCGAAGACGGTCGTTCCCATCCACTATGCGATCGAGCTCAAGCCCGACATCGCGAGTCTGGCGCTATCAGGCGTGGAAATCGTCGACATCGAGGTGCGCGCACGCACCGCGCGGCTGACGCTCAACGCCGTCAACACGACGTTCGCGGCCGTTACCGTCGACGACGACACGGCGCGCGCCGACGTCGCGCTCGATGCCGGTGCAGAGACCGCCACGTTCACCTTCGCGCAACCGCTTGCGATGGGCGCGCATCGGCTTCGTATCGAGTTTGCGGCGCAGATCAACAAATTCGATCGCGGCTTCTTCTTCGTCGATTATCCGACCGATAACGGCACGAAGCGCCTGCTCACCAGCAAGCTCGAACCGTCGGACGCGCGGCGGATATTTCCGTGCTGGGACGAGCCCGCCTTCAAGGCGAGTTTCGCGTTGACGGTCACGGTGCCGCGGGATTTCCTTGCGGTCGGCAACATGCCGGTTGTGCGCGAAGAGCCGCTGGAGCCGAACCTGAAACAGGTCGCTTTCGCGACCACGCCGAAAATGTCGACCTATTTGTTCGTGCTGACGGTGGGCGAGCTGGAGCGGATCACGGCGGAGGTGGACGGCGTCACGGTCGGCGTCGTCGCCACCGCCGGCAAGTCCGCGAAGGGACGGTTTGCGCTCGACAGCGGGGTCAAGCTGCTGTCCTGGTTCAACGATTATTTCGGCGTCAAATACCCGTTGCCCAAGCTCGACCTGATCGCGGTGCCCGGCGGCTTCGGCGGCGCGATGGAGAACTGGGGCGGCATCACCTTCTTCGAGAGCCGGCTGCTGTTCGATCCCGCGACCAATCCGGACAGCGCGCGGCGCGGCATCTTCGGCATCATCGCCCATGAGATGGCGCATCAATGGTTCGGCGATCTCGTCACCATGGCTTGGTGGGACAATCTCTGGCTCAACGAAGGTTTTGCGACCTGGATGGCGACCAAGGCCTCGGAGCAGTTTTACCCGCAGTGGCAGAGCTGGCTGAACGGTTACGCCCAGAAGCAATTTGCCCTGGCGCTCGACGCGCGGCGTACCTCGCACCCGATCCAGCAGCCGATTGCCGACGAGAGCGAGGCGATGGTCGCGTTCGACGCCATCACCTACAACAAGGGTCAGGCGCTGATCCGCATGCTGGAAAACTATCTCGGCGAGACCGCGTTCCGCGACGGCATCCGCGCCTACATGGCCGCACATGCCTATGGCAACACCACCACCGCCGATCTCTGGCAGGCGCTGGAGAGCGTCGCCCACAAACCGGTGACCGGCATCGCGGCTTCCTTCACCGAACAGGATGGGGTGCCGCTGATCACAGCCGAGACCAGTTGCCGCGGCGACGATCAGCATCTGACATTGCGGCAGGATCGCTTCGTGATCGCGCCGCCGCGCACGGGCGTCGCGGCGTTGCCACCGCGCAACTGGCAGGTTCCGGTTGCGATCGGGACGCTACGCGCGACGTCGTCGCCCGATGTCGTGCTGCTGCAAGGCTCCATGGAAATCCCGGCGCGCTCCTGCGGCGAGCCGTTCAAGGTGAACCTTGGCGATATCGGCTATTACCGGGTCGAATACGGGCCGGTCAGCCGGGCGGCGCTGGCGAAATCGCTGTCGCAGATGTCGGCCGCGGATCGTGTCAACTTCCTCAGCGACAGCTGGGCGATGGTGGCGGCCGGCCGCGCCGGGCCACCGTCCTATCTTGCGCTGGTCGAGACTGTCGCCGCCGACGATCGCCGTCCGGTCTGGGATCAGGTGATCGGCGTATTCACCTCGCTCAACCGTCTGTCGCGTGACCGCGCCGAACGTCCGGCGGTGCAGCGTTATGCCCGCGCAACGTTGCGCCCGGTGTTCGATCGATTGGGCTGGGAGGGCAGCGGTTCGGGCGATGACGACGACACGCTGCTGCGCGCCAGCCTGATCCGGGTGCTCGGCGAATTCGGCGACGAGGAGATCATCGGCGAGGCGAAGCGACGCTTCGCGGGCTTCCTGCAGGATCCGAAATCGCTCCCCGCCGCGCTGCGCGATGCGGTCACGCATCTCGTCGGCATCACGGCCGACCGCGCCACCTACGACACGCTGCTGGCGCTGGCGCGCAAGAGCACCGTGACCAACGAGCGTCTGCGTTATTATTTCGCCGCCGCCGCCGCACGCGACGTGTCGCTGGCGCGCGCCTCGCTGGCGCTGTCTTTGACCGACGAGGTGCCGGGTACCATCGTCACCGGCCTGATCAATTCGGTCGCCGCCTCAGGCGAACAGCCTGATCTCGCCTGGGATTTTCTGCAGAAGAACTACGATACGCTGCTCGCAAAACAGGGACCGCAATTCCGCGACCAGTTCATCGCAAACTTCATGACCAATTTCAGCGACGACGGCCATGCCGCCGAACTCACCGCCTTTGCACCCGCGCAGGCGACCTCGGGCGGACGTGTGATGGTCGCGCGAGCCACGGAGACGATCGCGATCTCCGCGGATCTCAAGGCGAGGGCGCTACCGGCAGTCGATGCCTGGATCAGGCAGCGAAATTGA
- a CDS encoding peroxidase family protein, producing the protein MLQPRLRGLMHRLSRRMDAEIAWPWPDDDEAVKRWENPGIPSGYTYLLQLVAHDLVHSAIPLSVAGTLGAGTANARRAPLRLETLFGSGPVGSPHIYALDAPNDDRRTKLRLGRMRWKENEPATGCPFRDIARTGAENVTGIDRSIAGMRVALTEALVADPRNDDHAVMSQLTALFALLHNSLIDHVRRQERSLGPNARFGAAYKRFLCAREAVTAIYHNILRKDLMQKVTHPTIYAAYSGPAPNFIDRPDQSAGDFLTGDWQIPFEFSHGAFRFGHAMVRPEYNINDLSNQDLYNTLEKTSANDPVNMPLDETWMIRWSHFFRINGSKPNFSRRIGPYLSDGLGNDQIFPAFDETERVGLLYRDLLGAGLAGMWSVDALIAEIAARRPHFIALSRLLFDRDYRVSQLREWLAAAPAYGKLTDEDIETLSNDPPLPFFILFEAMRQPGAEGLRLGPLGSIMVSEVIFGALAGDLRSSSGDSLTDQLADLSLEHYPANFFQDIPDISSMAQLVEFTADIAELKQAVPAFL; encoded by the coding sequence GTGCTCCAGCCACGGCTGCGCGGACTGATGCACCGCCTGTCGCGGCGGATGGATGCCGAAATTGCCTGGCCGTGGCCCGACGACGACGAAGCGGTCAAGCGTTGGGAAAACCCAGGCATCCCCTCAGGTTACACCTACCTGCTGCAATTGGTTGCGCACGACCTGGTTCATTCGGCGATCCCGCTTTCGGTGGCCGGAACGCTCGGCGCCGGCACTGCCAATGCGCGTCGCGCGCCGCTTCGGCTCGAAACCCTGTTCGGCAGCGGCCCGGTCGGATCGCCGCATATCTATGCGCTCGACGCCCCGAATGACGATCGGCGCACGAAGCTGCGGCTTGGGCGGATGCGCTGGAAAGAGAATGAGCCCGCAACCGGCTGTCCGTTCCGCGACATCGCGCGGACGGGAGCCGAGAACGTGACCGGGATCGACCGCAGCATTGCGGGCATGCGGGTTGCGCTCACCGAGGCGCTGGTCGCCGATCCGCGCAACGACGACCACGCCGTGATGTCGCAACTGACGGCGCTGTTCGCGCTGCTTCACAACAGCCTGATCGATCACGTTCGCCGCCAGGAAAGAAGCCTTGGACCGAACGCCCGCTTTGGCGCCGCCTACAAGCGGTTCCTGTGCGCTCGCGAGGCCGTTACCGCGATCTATCACAACATTCTGCGCAAGGATCTGATGCAGAAGGTAACCCATCCGACGATCTACGCGGCCTATAGCGGACCAGCCCCGAACTTCATCGATCGGCCCGATCAATCCGCCGGGGATTTCCTGACCGGCGATTGGCAAATTCCGTTCGAGTTCTCGCACGGCGCGTTTCGGTTCGGCCACGCCATGGTGCGCCCCGAATACAACATCAACGACCTGTCGAACCAGGATCTCTACAACACCCTCGAAAAGACCTCCGCGAACGATCCGGTCAACATGCCGCTCGACGAGACATGGATGATCCGGTGGTCGCATTTCTTCCGGATCAATGGCTCGAAGCCGAATTTCAGCCGGCGCATCGGACCCTATCTCAGCGACGGATTGGGCAACGACCAGATCTTCCCGGCGTTCGACGAAACCGAACGGGTCGGCTTGCTGTATCGCGACCTGCTCGGCGCCGGGCTCGCCGGCATGTGGTCGGTGGACGCGCTGATCGCAGAGATCGCCGCGCGCAGGCCGCACTTCATCGCGCTGTCGCGCCTGCTGTTCGATCGCGACTATCGCGTCAGCCAGCTCCGCGAATGGCTCGCCGCAGCACCTGCCTATGGCAAGCTGACGGACGAGGACATCGAAACACTTTCGAACGATCCGCCGCTGCCGTTCTTCATCCTGTTCGAAGCCATGCGGCAGCCCGGCGCGGAAGGACTGCGCCTGGGACCGCTCGGCTCGATCATGGTGTCGGAAGTTATTTTCGGCGCACTCGCCGGCGATCTGCGCTCGTCCAGCGGCGATTCACTGACCGATCAGCTGGCCGATTTGTCCCTCGAACATTACCCGGCGAATTTTTTCCAGGACATTCCCGATATTTCGAGCATGGCGCAGCTGGTGGAATTCACCGCTGACATTGCTGAGCTGAAGCAAGCCGTGCCCGCATTTCTGTGA